A segment of the Malaclemys terrapin pileata isolate rMalTer1 chromosome 1, rMalTer1.hap1, whole genome shotgun sequence genome:
CCACCTGCTTCCCGTGACACCAGCTGACTGAGCAGCCGGACTACCATGTCCACGCTCCCTAAAGTGCGTACGTCCAGCATTGAACCCATCGCTGATGCCATCGCCCACGATTGCGGGACTCCTGAGTCCACAGCTGTACCCTTCTGTTTCCTGAACATGCTGACCCAATCCATTGGTACAACTTCTAaaaatttttaattgcttgagaTTTCACATTGCTCACCTTGGCACCGGGGCTTACAATGTTCACCCCTCCCGGGCCGGAGGGAGAGATGCTAAGATTACGGGGATTTAAAGAAACTAATGAAAAATGCCCACATAAATGACATGATATTTTAATAATCTACACTCAGATTTTCACCCTTATGGCTTTCTGCTTCAGTGAGACAGTTTAAATATTCTCTTTAATGATTATTTAGGATTAGGATATTCAATTGGAGATGAAGGTATGACCTTATAAAACATTATAGATAAGTTGAGAACATTTCCACACAATATACAGTGTGGATCTACCTTCCCAGGGGACTCCCTAAGGGGAGGGGGCCATCGGGTTGTAACAACAGCACCGGTGATGATCCAAGGTAAAAGCGTTCGAGGACTCGGACTCCGGCTGCAGTCAGATAGTATCTAAATCTCCTTGGTATGAGCTGATAGCACCCATAGAAGGCATCCAAAGGAGATGAGTGGGCCAAGGAAGGAAGGGTGGTAGAAGAGGAGATATAATGTGgattggggggggcgggaagtgttTTCTCCTGTCTAACATGCTTTGAATTTCTATTTTGCTTTCCAGTCCTGCCAACATTGCCGTGGTGTCCTTGGCTTTCGGTCGATACTTAATTGAGCCTCTCTTCGCCCCTTGCCATGCCCCTGCCCTGGCTGTGAAGCTGGTCACCACCACTGGCATCTGTGAGTAACCCTCAAAAACAATCCAAGCAAAAGTGGGGACGGGAAAAAGAGCAGGCTCGACTGGCTATTCCTGATATGATTCCGCCCTCTCTCGTTTTCTGCCTGTGTCAGCAAGGATTGCCCTTTTCCATGTCTGTCAAGCCCCATACAAAGCAATGGGATGCTCTATAAATATTTATCTGTAATGTCACCTCCCTATAGTAAATCGGGGCATAGCCACGAGTGGGCCTGGATGGGCTACGGCCCACCCACTTAGCCTCCACGCCCACCTGAGCGTCACTCAGGCACCTGAAATCCAGGACGGAGCACGGGCGGGGCCGGAGTCCCCCAAATCCACAAGCTAAGAAGGGGTGAGTCATCCCAGGTGGGGGGGGTGCCCTGAGGGGATGGATCTGGGCGGGGCTAGCActagggccagagcagagccaggCCGGGCGCCTAGACACATGACTGGGCGGGGCATGAGCAGGGTGCTGGAGACTGGGGCAGCAGCACGCGGTGCAGGATGCACAGACACAGCAGCGCCGGCAGGACAGAGGGACTCGGCTGCGCGGGTGGACAACACCAAGCCGGAGTCGGGAGGGGCGGGCAGAGCTTGAGCACCTGCAGGGCAGAACTTGAACACCTGCAGAGCCTCTCTCCACCCCATGGGCGCACCCGCAGCCTGTGCGCCTCAGGCAGCCTCGCCTTCTAGTGCCTGCTGAGCAGTAAGGACCAGCTGGAATGGGTGGAGGGAGGCGGGCCCTCCGATCCATCATGCCCCCCGCTCCGTCATGCACCACAGTCCCGTCCCTGCGCCCCTAGCTCCAGGCTCTGCTATGCCCCCAGTTCTGTCACCTCACCCACATCCCATGGCCCCTTGAGTCctgtccttcccccccccgccaaatctggccctcagcctctgccctcccccatccagcccctcttCCCCAGTTTTCCCTTCCTGCTCTGGATAAACTTCTCTCTTCCCAAGGTGGTGAGGGTCAGAGAACCAGTTTTCCTGGCTGGGTATCCTGTGCGGGAGGGGAGGTCATAGCCTTTGGACTCTGCTGAACTGAAGACGGGGGGTGTCAGTGCCTATCATCCCCCCTGGCCCTAAGGAATGTGGGGAATGTCAGCCCAAAGGGGGGAACCTCTTTTACCCCGGCAGCTACCCACACTGGAGCATGGGGGTTGGGTCCTGTGCCCAGCTTGGCAGGTGAAGCCCTGTGTCTGGGGGCACCAGGGCTAGGAAGAGGGTGTGGCGTCAGGGGAGAAGCTGAGCGAGCACAGTCTGTCATTGCCCATCCACCTGAAAGTCAGGGCCGAGCCAAATTTCCACTCCTAGTTACGCCACTGTGCTAAATCATCAAAATCCTGCAACCACACCCTCTCAGAATAGTCAGTGTTTGCCTCCATTAGGCTAAGTAAGCGGGGGATTTAATTTCCTTGGGCAGGAAGTGTCACTTCCTATGTGTTTGCATAGAGCCTGGTACAACAGGGTTccgatcctgactggggcctctgggtgttACATACAAACAAATAAATCCAAAGCTAGCACAAAGGACACATTGTGTACATAAAGCACATAGGCTGGTACAGTATTTTCAAAGGAGTGTAAGGCAGTTAGAGGCCCAAATCCCTTTGTTTCAACTGAGATTGAACATCTCTCACATTTGTGAATTTGAAAATCTCCTTCATAAAGAACAAGAGTCAAACCCCTCTTTGGATGTAATGTTCAGTTACAACAGGACACTTATCTATCTCATCATAAGCAGCAGACTTAGCACTCTGGGGTCCTGTGAGATATTACACTACGAAGTTCCAAATACGTGCACTCACTCCCAGAAACTAGAGActaaaaacacctgtcaggccgACTAGCCTATCCCCTCGTGTTTGCAAGAGGATGAGGACTTTGTCTTCTAGACCAGTTTACAATGAACTAAGATATGGGATTTGTACAACTACCCGGGTACTGGACTCCCCATGAACATAAAGCTCCCATTGTGGGGAACATCAATACCAGGCTCCCTAAAGAGGAATTTCCAAGTTGAGGGGTCATAGAACAAAATAGTGACCTCACACTAGTCCTGCCCAGAAGTGAATTCAGTATATTCCAAGTAGGCTCTTCGGGGCCATAGAGAGAAACTATCACTTCCCTCCTTCTGGAGGGCATTGCCAGCATGCATGAAACTCCAACAATACTGAAAACCCGTGCAGCCGGTTCCCAGCTCTCCTCAGCCCTGAATATCAGGGTTTGGGATTATTTTAGACAGATGTATTTTTCAATTTGTATCTCATCTTAGTTATTTCCTCCTCAAGTTGCTAATGTCTTACTATCCTCACTGGTGTTTTCAACATGTTACAGTTCAGTATCCTCTAAAACATAATTAACATGCCAATGTGCTTACACTTTattccagatcattcatgaagatGTTAAACAGGACAGGTGCCAATCTTATTTCCTACTGAACCTCAACTAAACACCTCCCCTCACATCCCTACCTTGCCATTTACCATAGAACTGAGGGTTAGAAGAGACTGCCatggtcatctggtccaaccccctggcAAGACCCTTTATTTAATACCTTCGACTTAGATTTCAGTCTACAGGAATAACACTGTTCTGCTTTTTTTCATTCCCTCCAAGCCTTAATCATTGCTCTGAACTGCTGGAGCGTCAGTTGGTCTGCAAATATACAGACCGTTCTCGCAGCCCTGAAGATGGTCACCATTGGCCTGATTATCGTCCCTGGGATGATGGCGCTGGCTGAAGGTAAGACAACTGCAGCCTGTGTGTGACACGAGACAGGAAGGAGATAATAGCAGGAAACAGACAGAGGTAGGGGAGTCCTAGGGAGAGGCACAGACAGATGAGAAGGGAGATAGAAAGTGGAGAACAGagtcagaaagagagagaccagAAAAAGAAAGAGGGCTTGAGAATTTTAGCCAGGAGAAAAACCTctactaggaaaaaaaaaaaaaaaaacacgcttACCTGTGTCCTACCCTCAGCCTATTTCTCTTGCACTGTCCTTTAGTTCTTCTTTCGTCTGCCAAGGGAGCCAAATCTGAACAGCCCTTCCAAAGTAGGCTGCGTTGTTTGACTGGATTTCTGGTCACTTGCCAAGCTAGGCAGTGAATGACAAGAACATCTGAAATGCAAGCAGCATGATCAACATGCAGACAGATCTCCCTACCTCCCACTGTTTAGTCCATTCATGCCAAGCCACCGCCTTAAACGTTACCCTCTCAGGAGTAGCAATGAAATGGGAAGTACAGCATTGCAGAACATGAACTGCTATCACCCAGGCACTTGGTGAAAATAGGTGCTTTACCATAGTCcttgtcccccccccctcccagcccctcggTCACACAACAGGTACTTGGCTGCATTGTTCCTACCTCACCTAGGATGGGCGGTGGCTAATACCCATTCCCAGGGGAGAAGGAGATGAATTCTGCATGTCCTCGAATCAATTGCTAGTCCAGCAGATGATGCGGGCCATTGAATGTTCCATGCCAGCTCAGTGCAGGTTTGGACTTGTCTTTCTTTCTGAGAAATATGAAATGAAGCACATTCAGGTTGCAGCAGAGCTGTGACATTCATGGATTGCACAtcatttaaaaatagtatttctgtGCAGACGGATGTTGGATCAGAGGCATCTTTAGTCTAGCAGGCAAAGGCATAATaagatccaacagctggaagctgaagctagataaattcagacaggAAGTAAGGTCTCTTTTTAGCAGTcagggtaattaatcactggaacagaTTAACAAgggatatggtggattctccccCCTTGAAAATCAAATGggatctctttctaaaagatgtgctctagctTAACCCCAAGTTATTGGTGGGGCTGCATTAGTTACTGGGTGAAAATCTGTGCGCTTCGTTACgcgagaggtcagactagatgatcaattGTGTCCTTAAAAATCTTTGAAATTTGAGGAGTTATTTTAGACTGGCTCTGTAGAGTCTCTCTGAGCTGGCACTGTGCTGTCAGAGCTACGGCAGTGGCTTGGCTGGTTGAATTCTTAGCACCAACTTCTCCGAGACCATCAGATTTATTGGTTGTATTTCCATCTCCTCTCAGGTCACTATGAGAATTTCCAGAATGCTTTTGACACTAGCTCGCTGGCTCTGGACAAGCTGCCTCTGGCTTTTTACTCGGGAATGTTTGCATACGGAGGATGGTAGGCTTCCAGCTCTATACTGGACAACATCTCTTCTAATCACTGATGAAAGCCAGATAAGCCCCAAAGAGTTCAAATCGCTGCAGTATGGAACTTGTGTGGAGCCTGTCTCATCGCAGTTACAGATTCAAATGCACCCTGGATCAGCAATGGCCAAGTCATTGTAGTGGCTGTTTACCTGTCCCCTAGAGACTGGACGGAGACCATTTTACTTAGGCAAAACATCATTCGAGGGGCAAATGAAGTAATGTTGGGGACCTCCAAAGAGCACCTCTGCTCTATCTTACATATTACAAAGGAAGCTCATGTCCAGAAAGTAAAGATAATGATGTTGCAGGGTGCAACTCAAAGCATCTAAATCCTTAATATTGGGGGGGCAGTGGATGAAGGGAGCTTCGATCCCAACAGTTTGATTTTCTAGGAAGAAATTCTTCCTTCACCACCACCCTTAAGAAGAAGCATTTGACTTTCTTTGTAGAAAGTCTCTCTATAGTTATGTAGTAAGACACATGGTCTAAGAAAGGGTGCCCCTCTATTCAGGAAGCAAACACCCAGATGCAGCTTGGAAACAGTGACAGATGCATAACCTGTTCCATCTCACTGTTCAAAGCCCAACATGGGAAATGGACTCTCAGGTCCAGACACTTTTTTCTTCTAATTGCAGGTTCTATGTCAACTTTGTAACTGAGGAAATCATAAACCCTGAAAGGTGAGTACCATGGCCAGCTGCTTGAATTCATATCTGGTAGATAAACAAACCACTGAAGAGGATGTTGATTCCCGTGCCCCAAAGCTGGAGCAGCGTAATAATACAAGCTGTTAAAGGGCACGAACTCACTTCAGCACAACAACATGCCAGTTCATAGAAGTCTGAATATTTTTCATATTGAGATTTGACTTGGGTGCAATTCATTTATGCACATACCGACTGTTGTCAAATTGGAGCAGACCACAGGCCTATCAAGGCCTGTTGCCTAGCTTGTGTGGTGGTCGTGAGCCTGATGGTTCAGTGAAGGAGGCTGTGTTGGAGGGGCGGAATTTCTTCTTGACcccattaaagaaaaaaggacaggtacctgttccgtaactggcattcttcgagatgtgttgctcaggtgtattccactataggtgtgtgtgctccccacatgcaccggtgccggaagtttttcccttagcagtatccgtagtgggggagtaccgctgcgacccctggagtgacGCCAGTATATcacgccataaagggggctgcgcgctccccctaccctcagttccttcttgccaaacaactctgacagaggggaaggagggtgggacgtggaatacacctgagcaacacatctcgaagaacgccagttacggaacaggtaattgtcctttcttcttcgagtgatcgCGCATGTGCattccactataggtgactccaagctatcccTGATGGAGGCGGGTAGGACTGTAAGTATGAAATGTCAAGGGTTACCCGGGCGGAGCATCGCTCTACCAAACCCAGCGTCATCCCATGACTGGGAGACGATCGCACAGTGCGATGAGcaagtgtggacagaggaccatgtagcagccctacagatgtcctggatagggacatgagccacataggccgCAGATGAGGCCTGGGCTCTCGTCGAATGTGCCTTCACGATAGGAGGCGGGGGAAGccctgccaggtcgtaacaggtGCAAATGCACGGCGTGATCCAGCGGGCGATCCGCTGGGTGGAGACCGGTCGCCACCTAACGCGCTTGGCTGAAGCAATAAAAAGCTGGGGGGGGATTTCCTAAATGGCCTGGTTctgtccaggtaaaaagccagcaCTCTGCGCACGTCTAACATGTGCAGGCAGCGTTCCtcgttggaggaatggggcttaggacagaggatAGGGAGGAAAATATCCTGGTCCACGTGAAAAGCCGAGACTACCTTCGGCTAAAAGGAAGGATGAGGgcggagctgaaccttgtccttatggaaggcTGTGTAGGGCGGTTCAGAGGtaagggccctgagctcagagACCCGgcaggctgaggtgatagccactaaGAATGCCACCTTCCAGCAAAGGTGGGACCATGAACACGTGGCTAAGGGCTCAAAGTGGGGCCCCGTGAAGCAGGAGAGCACCAAGTTCAAGTCCCAGAGTGGGACTGGGGGTCTGGCGTAAGGGAACGCCCGATCTAAGCCTTTCAGAAACCTGCCCATCATGTGCAATGTGAAAAAACAGACATGCCCTGCACAGGGGGATGGAAGGCCGAAATGGCCGCGAGGTACACCCTGATGGAAAGGACACGAGACCTTGAGTGCTAAGAGACAGGAGGTAATTGAGGACCTGTTGGATAGGtgcagaggagggagaggaaccTCTATCTCTTGCCCACCTAAAGAACCTATAACACTTAGCCAGGTAGGTCCGCCGCATGGAAGGTTTCCGACTTTCCAGCAGGATCCTCCTGACGTCGTCAGAATACCTGCCCTCCTCTGCATTCAACTATGAAGCAGCCATGCTGTCAGATGGAGCGCggctaggttgggatggaggagacgtcctggctcctgggagaggaggtccaggCGTAGCGGCAGCCTGCAAGGGAGGGCTGCTAAGAGTTGCAGGAGGGACCCGTACCAATGCTGACGGGCCCAATCAGGGGCTATGAGGATCATCCTTGCTCCGTCTGACTTCACCTTCTGCAACACCTTGTCTATTCAGGGGAAGGGCGGGAAGGCGTACAACAGGGGCCCCAACCATGGGAGCAGGAACGCATCTGACATCGCCCcatcaccctgccctgccctggagcagaatcAAGGACACTGTCAATTCTGGGCGATGGCGAACAGGTCTACGTGGGGAGTGCCCCACTATAGGAAGATCCACCTGGCCACGTCCCCTCACAGGGACCACTCGTGCTGCTGGGAGAATACCCTGCTCAGGCGGTCCGCAAGAGAGTTGCTCTTGTCCGGCAGGTAAAAAGCCCGCAGGAGTACATTGTGGGCTATACaaaactcccacaggagctgggcttcctggcataaggccCTGGAATGCATACCACCCTGCTTGTTGACATAGTACATGACGGTCATGTTGTCCGTAAGGACTCTGAGTACCCTCCCTTGGATGTGCTGGCGGAACACCACACAGGCGAGGTGAatggccctgagctccctgacatttatgtggaggGTTAATTCCCCTGGAGACCACAACCCCTGGGTCCTGAAGGACCCCACgtgcgctccccagcacaggtCCAAGGCATCTGACACTAGGTCTAGTGAGGGAGCAGGGTCCCTGAAGGGGATACCCCGGAGCATGTTGCCCAGGAGGGACCACCTTTGGAGGCCTGCCACCACCCTGGGCGGCACTGTGACTACCATGTCCAGGCTGTCCCTGACCTGGGAATACCTGGAGGCCAACcacagctggaggggcctcattcgAAGCCTGGCATGTCGCACTACATAGGTGCATGTTGCCATGTGGCCTAGGACCTTAAGGCACAGCTGTGCCGTGGTTACCGGAAAGGCTGTGAACTGGGCGATGAGAGCTTTGAGCATCTCAAACCTGTCCCTTGGGAGGGAGGCCGAGGCTACCCGGGAATCTAGCAGTGCGCCTATAAAGGTTATGCGCTGAACTGGGATTaacgtggatttctcctcgtttaccAGCAGGCCTAGGGTGCCACAGGCATCTCTGCTGTTGCTGCACCAGGGATCGAGACtggcccttgagcagccagtcgtctaagtaggggaagatctgcagccctttcctcctgaggtgggctgcAACCACCGCCATACATTCCGTAAACACCCTGGGGGCCGtagagaggccaaaggggaggaccgtaaactggaAGTGGTCCTGTCCCACCAGGAAACGGAGGTAGCgcctgtgaccctcgaaaatgtggatgtgaaaatacacatcctggaggtccagTGACGTAAACCAATCCCCCTGGTCTAGGGATGGAATAATGGAGGCCAGGGACAACAAACCAGGAATTGGTTGAGATTCCGCAGGTTGAGGATGGGCCGAAGCCCGCCCTTTGCCTTGGGGACgaggaaatacctggagtaaaaccccttgccctAGGCCTCTCGAGGCACCTTTTCCACCGCTCCCAAGGAAAGGAGGCGTCGTACCTCCTGACGGAGGAGGAGGGTATGCTCTGGAACCCCGGTCTGGCACCTGACGGGGAGCACTTGGGAGGGGTTGCCACAAACTGGAGCCTGTACACttgggagatggtgctgaggacccattgATCCGTCATTATACTGGACCATTGGAGTTGGAAAACCGATAAACAGTTGAAAAAaggcaactttattaactgggtggggggagcactgGCAACAGGCCCAGTGACCCCCCTCAATAAGTCAAAAACGCTGTTTCCCGGGGTGCTTGCCCTTCGAGGGACCAGGTCACTGGGCCAAGTGGGATTGGCGTTGTGACCTGTGCCTCTGATCCCTCTGCCGCTTAGGCAGGGGTTCATATCTACCCCTAGCTTGTGGAGCGGGGGATTGAGGTCTGGGCTTGTCCTTTGCAAGTGGGACATACAGGCCCAGCATCTGCAGGGTGGTACAGGAATCCTTCATCCCATGCAGATGGGTATCAGTCTGATCAGCAAACGGTGCCTTGCCATCAAACGGCAGGTCCTGCATTATCGACTGCGATTCAGAGGAGAGCCCCGAGAGGGAAAGCCACGATGCTCGCCGCATGGAGACAGCTGTGGCCAAGGAGCGGGTGGCCATGTCCGCTGCGTCCAAAGCAGCCTGGAGAGCCACCTTGGCCGCGGTTGCCTCTTCTTGGACAAGCGCCCGAAACTCCTTCACCTCACTATCAGGGAGGAAGCACTCAAACTTGGGGAGAGATCCCCAAAAGGTTAAACTCGTAGCAACCTAGAAGCACCTGATGGTTGGCCATGCGGAGTTCGAAACTCATCGAGTAAGACTTTTGTCCGGAAGAGTCAAGTCTACGAGCGTCCCTGTCCTTGGGCGTGGGCGCAGGCTGACCACTCCTCTCGGGGTGGTGGACCGACTCTACCACCAGGGAGTTAGAGGCTGGGTGAGTGTAGAGGTACTCAAGACCTTTGGCAGGGACGAAGTACTTCCTCTCAGCCTTTTTAGAAATAGGGGCAAGGGAGGCCGACGTTTGCCAAAGGCCAGCGGTGATATTGGCAACTCCTTGATGAAAGGGGAGCGCCACACGCTCCTGGACCGAGGAGGCGAGGACATTAAAAAGCGTGtcggagggctcctccatctcctcggccCGGAGCTCGAGGTTGGCTGCCACCCTCCGAAGCAGCTCTTGATGGGCCTTAAAGTCCTCTTGCGAAGAGGGAGGCGGTACCGCAACCGAATCGCCCTGTGCTGTCGAGGTGGAAGGTACAGCACCTTCAACGGCAAGCGTCACCGTGGGCTCTACTACGGGGTCCGGTGCTGGAGCCGGCGTCAGGGGATTGGCACCCACAGCTTGATCCCAGTACCGCAGCGATGCAGGGCGGCCCTGGGAAGCTCCCGCCACGGAGCGAGGACCGAGGTGCACTGGAGCCTGAGGCCACGGCGCTAGCTGACACCACTGACCATGCCATGGCACAGTCTGGAGTAGAAGCATGTCAGGCGCCGGAGGTGTAGGTTTGTCCGGCAGCATGGCTCGGCCCCGGGATAGATGACTGCGCATCGACACCGAGGTTCAGGAAGAGCGAACGGTGCCGTAAGAACAGTTCCGATCATGACGGCTCCTGCCCTGAGACTTCGACCTGGAGTAGGATGAGAGGTAAACACCCGAGGAGCTGCGTCTGAACTGTTCGCGGAGCCTGTGGGCCTGGTGCCTCAGTGCCAGGGAATGCGGGGACACGCTGCGAGCCTGACCTCTATGGTGCCGGGTCCTGGAGTGGAAGCGACGGTGCCAACAGCGTCGCAACCTGTTCCTCTCGGAGTCGCTGGAAGAAGAGGGATGGTGTCGCCTCTTTCTTCCTGCACAACGGCGCTCAGGACCAGAAGAGTGGGAAATGCTCATGGCGGAATCATGACGAGGGGTCGATGTGCGTCGTGAAGGCCTGCTAAGCTGCCCAACTCGGGTCTAGCCTCACCCCTAGTCTTTTACCAGTGCCTCTGAGATTTTCCCGTCCTCTTAGGTGGGGAACGGTGCCGGGACGTCGAAGGTGCCTCACTGCGCACCGAGGACGCGGTATCGGGAGCAGATTCAGAGTGGTGCTCGGGAGCCACTTCGCCGCGTGCTGACAATGCGGATCCCGGCATGGTGCCAGCTCAACGCGCCGGTGCCAATGCCGACTCCATTAAAAGCGCTCAGAGTCAGATCTCACGCTCCTTCTTCGTTCGCGACTTGAAAGAGCGGCAGatcttacacttctcactaatgTGAGACTctcccagacagcgaagacagaGTGTGGATCGTTTCTGGGCATAGAATTGCGAcaagagtcgcacgacttgaagcctgggtcACGGGGCATGCCTCGAGCCAGGCACTAACAGAAGAAAAGTTCAGCAAAGAAACGGTTCAGTGAACTAGATACCACTAAGGCTATAACgctgcagccaaggctggagcaagttctgactaccttcactggcggcaagaaggaattgaggggggggggggagcacgcagccccctttatggcgtgATATAccggtgccactccaggggtcgcagcggtgctccaccactacggatactgctagggggaaaaacttccggcaccggtgcacgtggcaagcacgcacacctatagtggaatacacatgagcaatcactcgaagaagaacttacgTTTTTAACCAATGGGGTCAGTCCCAGAATAACCACACTAGCTGAGAATTGGGCTTGGTTAGTGTTCTCAATGCTTATTACGCTGTGCTGTACAGCATTGCCTGACTCAACCCGCTTTGTAACTTAGCTTCAATGAGCACCAGTTCATTGTTGTAACCATGTCGGTCCCAGAACATTAGAGAGACAGAGTGGGTGAGGTCATCTCATTTATTGGACCTCTTTGTAAagtcgaaagcttctctctctctctctctcaccaacagaagttgatccaataaaagatattaccacacccaccttgtctctctaatgagcACCAAGGCAGGAATTTCATCCCATTGCCAGTGGATGTGTAGGGATGAAAAAAGGGACTCTCAGAAGGGGAGGAGAGATATTTAGGGCTGATCCAAATGAAGAGTCTCTTTGATTTTTCCCTTTACAGTGAGGTTTATTCTAATTGTAAATAGGGTTTTAAAAAAGGGACCTAAAATGAGCTTCAATTCCCATAGCAATTCTCCCTCAGTgactgggtgcctaaaattagatgTTTTAGCCTACCAGGTTTGGATCTTCATAGGATGTCTTGCTGATGCAATAGAGGACAAAGGGGACCTACTCAAATTTAGCCTTTAGTACCTCCTGATTAAGAAGTATTATTTTAGGCACAGCTGTCTTCTGCCCAAGACAAATATGGGTATTTTGGAAAAAGGTCTGAAATGAAAGCCACAAGAAAAAATGCCACCACAGGGAATTTAACAATTGTTTGCTATGACCTCATTCTCATGATTCTGCATTTACATAATCAGCAACCTACAATCATAATCAGGAGATGCAACACAGGTTCTAGAGCTGGGTAGGACACCGTTTTCCCATCctggtaaaaaaaattcaaaacttcaGATTTTCTAGTCCTGAAtcgggatgaaaagttgaaatctcaaattttcaTGAACCAACCACTGGGAAAACAATTTCACTTTCAGTCAATCAAAAACATTTCATGTAACCattttgaaatgttctgttttgtctttatttctctaTAAGTAGCTTaagatttctaaacaaaaagtcatttaaaaccaaaaccagaTTTTTCCATTTTGGAAGCGTCAAAATGGGATGGTTTGACCATTTCAAAATTTGTCCAAACCAAACCTTTCCCACAAAAGTTCTGGTTTaatatctgcatttttcagtgaaaaaatgtgATGTTGCAAATTCCCAACCAATTCTACTATATTCACATGGGATAGAGGTAAACCTGATGGACAGTTGAGAGGTGCAATAAAAGGGTTGTTTTTATTCTATTGTAGGAATATCCCACTGAGCGTGATAGTGTCCTTGCTCATTGTTACTCTAGGGTACCTTCTCACTAACATCTCCTACTACGCAGTCCTGACAGCAGAGGAAGTGCTGGCCTCGGAGGCTGTGGCTGTGGTGAGTATGGTCCTTTGTTTTTATTGGATATTTTCAGTGTAACACAGATAGTTCACATCTGGGACCAGAGGGGCTACTGGAGCGAGGCCAGAGATTCATTAAAGGAAGGAACAGATTGCAGATTCTTATGCCGGGGCAAATGTCTGTTTAAACATATGGCAAGAAGTATAAAGGAGCTG
Coding sequences within it:
- the LOC128840127 gene encoding cystine/glutamate transporter-like encodes the protein MGFCRKSNAKEEGKKETVFLRKKITLVRAIALTIGTVIGSGIFIAPKGVLQNSGNVGLSLVVWLACGVLSLFGALSYADLGTSITKSGGHYIYLLETLGPLPAFLRLWAEFVMIRPANIAVVSLAFGRYLIEPLFAPCHAPALAVKLVTTTGISLIIALNCWSVSWSANIQTVLAALKMVTIGLIIVPGMMALAEGHYENFQNAFDTSSLALDKLPLAFYSGMFAYGGWFYVNFVTEEIINPERNIPLSVIVSLLIVTLGYLLTNISYYAVLTAEEVLASEAVAVSFVDRAFKSISSAIPILVALSCFGSLNGGIFAAARMLFAASREGQWPPLFSMIHR